Proteins co-encoded in one Brassica oleracea var. oleracea cultivar TO1000 chromosome C4, BOL, whole genome shotgun sequence genomic window:
- the LOC106336766 gene encoding uncharacterized protein LOC106336766: MGFEDKKMQSKRHNRSKSWTVPEKKKLEEDNNNNSIVSSLNASQRFKLDLPRCCDKSVKEVKVQSSLKQEIQELEKRLQNQFDVRGALEKALGYKTPSRDIDSKANSTPKPATELIKEIAVLELEVSHLEQYLLSLYRKAFDQQSSSVSPKQQQTPSSPKSTLRGKRLDFSTTPPEQPRCVSFDNRLKSPCMVKKEPDSPSLSCRQDNLAMEDPRCFSFDSRLKEPGSAARKLNQEGSTECFSFDSRPMQAGSAARKLNQEGSTECFSFENKLMQPGSAARKLTQEGSTIDSRCFSFDNRLKDQSLYEEEDIDSCVRRCQSTLNQRSTFNGSNTASLAEHMGTKISDHIFMTPNKLSEEMIKCASAIYSKLADPPSINHGFSSPGSSPSSTSEFSPQEQYDMWSPSFRKNSAFDDQFEFSGPYSSMIEVSHIHRNQRRGRDLDLMNRNFRLMIKQLESVDPRNLTHQEKLAFWINIHNALVMHTFLVNGIPQNNGKRFLLLSKPAYNIGGRMVSIEAIQSYILRIRMPRPGQWLKLLLIPRKFRTGDEHQEYSLDHSEPLLYFALCSGNHSDPAIRVYTPKGIYQELETAKEEYVRATFGVKKDQKLVLPKIIESFSKDSGLSQAALMEMIQECLPETMKKRVKKLNSGRSRKSIVEWMPHSFVFRYLIARELVR; this comes from the exons ATGGGATTTGAAGACAAGAAAATGCAGAGTAAGAGACACAACCGTTCCAAGAG CTGGACTGTTCCTGAAAAGAAAAAGCTTGAAGAGGATAATAATAATAATAGCATTGTTTCTTCTCTGAATGCTTCTCAACGCTTCAAGCTG GACTTACCTCGTTGCTGTGATAAATCTGTTAAGGAAGTAAAAGTCCAGAGCTCTCTCAAGCAAGAG ATTCAAGAGCTTGAGAAGAGACTACAGAACCAGTTTGATGTTCGTGGCGCTTTAGAGAAGGCATTAGGCTATAAAACACCTTCTAGAGACATTGACTCAAAGGCCAACTCTACTCCGAAG CCTGCAACAGAATTGATAAAGGAAATAGCGGTGCTAGAGTTGGAAGTTTCACATTTGGAACAGTATCTTCTCTCTTTGTACCGTAAAGCATTTGATCAACAGTCATCTTCTGTATCTCCAAAACAACAGCAGACTCCTAGTTCTCCTAAGTCCACTCTTAGAGGCAAACGTCTGGACTTCTCAACAACACCACCTGAACAACCTCGGTGTGTCTCCTTTGACAACAGACTAAAGAGCCCATGTATGGTCAAAAAGGAACCAGATTCTCCCAGCCTTAGCTGCAGACAAGATAACTTAGCCATGGAGGATCCTAGGTGTTTCTCCTTTGACAGTAGACTGAAGGAGCCTGGTTCTGCTGCTAGGAAACTCAATCAAGAAGGCTCAACAGAGTGCTTCTCCTTTGACAGTAGACCAATGCAAGCTGGTTCTGCTGCTAGGAAACTCAATCAAGAAGGCTCAACAGAGTGCTTCTCCTTTGAGAATAAACTGATGCAACCTGGTTCTGCTGCTAGGAAACTCACTCAAGAAGGCTCAACAATCGATTCACGGTGTTTCTCCTTCGACAATAGGCTGAAAGATCAATCTCTTTACGAGGAGGAGGACATTGATTCATGTGTTCGCCGTTGCCAGTCTACTCTTAACCAACGTTCCACCTTCAATGGATCAAACACTGCAAGCCTTGCAGAACACATGGGAACAAAGATATCAGACCACATATTCATGACACCAAACAAGCTATCAGAGGAAATGATAAAGTGTGCATCAGCTATATATTCCAAGCTCGCTGACCCTCCATCGATAAACCACGGTTTCTCATCCCCGGGCTCATCTCCTTCGTCAACAAGCGAGTTTTCACCTCAAGAACAGTATGATATGTGGAGTCCAAGCTTCAGGAAAAACTCTGCTTTTGATGATCAGTTCGAGTTCAGCGGACCTTATAGCTCAATGATCGAAGTGTCACACATTCATAGAAACCAAAGGAGAGGACGTGACCTTGACTTGATGAATCGAAACTTCAG GTTGATGATCAAGCAGCTGGAGAGTGTTGATCCGAGAAATCTGACTCATCAAGAGAAACTTGCATTTTGGATTAACATACATAATGCACTTGTGATGCAC ACATTTCTAGTAAATGGGATTCCACAGAACAACGGGAAGCGGTTTTTACTGCTCTCCAAG CCAGCTTACAACATAGGAGGTCGCATGGTAAGCATAGAAGCGATACAAAGTTATATTCTTCGTATCAGGATGCCTCGTCCTGGCCAA TGGCTGAAGTTATTACTAATTCCAAGAAAGTTCAGAACCGGAGATGAACATCAAGAATATTCCCTCGACCACTCCGAGCCTCTCTTGTACTTTGCTCTTTGTTCGGGCAACCATTCTGATCCAGCG ATTCGTGTTTATACCCCCAAGGGAATATACCAAGAGCTAGAAACAGCGAAAGAGGAGTATGTTCGTGCAACCTTTGGGGTAAAGAAAGACCAGAAGCTAGTTTTACCAAAGATCATCGAGTCTTTTAGCAAAGACTCGGGGTTGAGTCAAGCGGCATTGATGGAGATGATTCAAGAATGTCTCCCAGAGACAATGAAGAAAAGAGTAAAGAAACTTAACTCAGGGAGATCAAGAAAGAGCATTGTTGAGTGGATGCCACATAGTTTCGTGTTTAGATATTTGATAGCCAGAGAACTTGTTAGATGA